One region of Eupeodes corollae chromosome 1, idEupCoro1.1, whole genome shotgun sequence genomic DNA includes:
- the LOC129938933 gene encoding glucoside xylosyltransferase 2 isoform X2: MIRLRNILPLLTAIFLTLTYTYVYMCKKTTTDFKKVICPKKDEYASITRSAVSITVVACGSKVEEALTMVKSALIYSDARTVLTFNKNVYNPFSFKVSSLRFPKSEEKDWKNLFKPCAAQRLFLPSLLRNTDATLYVDTDVLFLSSALDTWSHFKNFNASQIAGLSPEHEDTQIGWYNRFARHPFYGRLGVNSGVMLMNLTRMRLFDWENEILKLYKEYKSQITWGDQDLINILFYYHPDKLYIFPCIFNYRPDHCMYVNVCNITNGIHIFHGNRGYFHTNKQPIFKKIYETIRTFELKKYNFLLFPYHLDRILSTSLQNTSMCFKIKNKIGSQYFPYQ; the protein is encoded by the exons ATGATCCGATTGAGAAATATCTTGCCGTTGTTGACCGCAATATTCCTAACTCTTACGTATACATACGTTTATATGTGTAAAAAAACTACAACAgactttaaaaaagtaatatgCCCAAAAAAAGATGAATACGCGTCCATCACGAGAAGTGCGGTTTCTATAACTGTTGTTGCTTGTGGTTCAAAAGTGGAAGAAGCCCTTACCATGGTCAAATCTGCACTAATTTATAGCGATGCCAGGACAGTCCTAACTTTCAAT AAGAATGTTTATAACCCGTTCTCTTTTAAAGTTTCCTCTTTGCGGTTTCCTAAATCTGAAGAAAAGGATTGGAAGAATCTGTTTAAACCATGTGCAGCTCAAAGACTTTTCTTGCCG tCGTTACTCCGTAACACTGATGCCACATTGTATGTAGATAccgatgttttatttttatcctcCGCTTTGGACACCTGGTCACATTTCAAGAACTTTAATGCTTCGCAAATAGCTGGACTGTCGCCAGAGCATGAAGATACTCAAATTGGGTGGTACAATAGATTTGCTCGTCATCCATTCTATGGTAGACTTGGTGTTAATTCTGGAGTTATGCTTATGAATCTAACTAGAATGAGGCTATTTGACTgggaaaatgaaattttaaaactctaCAAGGAATACAAGTCTCAAATAACATGGGGTGACCAGgatttgattaatattttattttactaccaTCCCG ataagCTGTATATATTTCCTTGTATTTTCAATTATCGACCAGATcattgtatgtatgtaaatgtatGTAATATAACGAATGGCATTCATATTTTCCATGGAAATCGAGGTTACTttcatacaaacaaacaacctatttttaaaaaaatttatgagACCATCAGaacatttgaattaaaaaaatacaacttctTACTTTTCCCGTATCATCTTGATCGCATTCTTTcaacaagtttacaaaatactTCAATgtgttttaagattaaaaataaaataggttcACAGTACTTTCCGTATcaataa
- the LOC129938933 gene encoding glucoside xylosyltransferase 2 isoform X1, whose translation MIRLRNILPLLTAIFLTLTYTYVYMCKKTTTDFKKVICPKKDEYASITRSAVSITVVACGSKVEEALTMVKSALIYSDARTVLTFNVVTEDILKQKIEDKLIKLQKNVYNPFSFKVSSLRFPKSEEKDWKNLFKPCAAQRLFLPSLLRNTDATLYVDTDVLFLSSALDTWSHFKNFNASQIAGLSPEHEDTQIGWYNRFARHPFYGRLGVNSGVMLMNLTRMRLFDWENEILKLYKEYKSQITWGDQDLINILFYYHPDKLYIFPCIFNYRPDHCMYVNVCNITNGIHIFHGNRGYFHTNKQPIFKKIYETIRTFELKKYNFLLFPYHLDRILSTSLQNTSMCFKIKNKIGSQYFPYQ comes from the exons ATGATCCGATTGAGAAATATCTTGCCGTTGTTGACCGCAATATTCCTAACTCTTACGTATACATACGTTTATATGTGTAAAAAAACTACAACAgactttaaaaaagtaatatgCCCAAAAAAAGATGAATACGCGTCCATCACGAGAAGTGCGGTTTCTATAACTGTTGTTGCTTGTGGTTCAAAAGTGGAAGAAGCCCTTACCATGGTCAAATCTGCACTAATTTATAGCGATGCCAGGACAGTCCTAACTTTCAATGTAGTTACGGAAGATATATTAAAGCAAAAGATTgaagataaattaattaaattgcagAAGAATGTTTATAACCCGTTCTCTTTTAAAGTTTCCTCTTTGCGGTTTCCTAAATCTGAAGAAAAGGATTGGAAGAATCTGTTTAAACCATGTGCAGCTCAAAGACTTTTCTTGCCG tCGTTACTCCGTAACACTGATGCCACATTGTATGTAGATAccgatgttttatttttatcctcCGCTTTGGACACCTGGTCACATTTCAAGAACTTTAATGCTTCGCAAATAGCTGGACTGTCGCCAGAGCATGAAGATACTCAAATTGGGTGGTACAATAGATTTGCTCGTCATCCATTCTATGGTAGACTTGGTGTTAATTCTGGAGTTATGCTTATGAATCTAACTAGAATGAGGCTATTTGACTgggaaaatgaaattttaaaactctaCAAGGAATACAAGTCTCAAATAACATGGGGTGACCAGgatttgattaatattttattttactaccaTCCCG ataagCTGTATATATTTCCTTGTATTTTCAATTATCGACCAGATcattgtatgtatgtaaatgtatGTAATATAACGAATGGCATTCATATTTTCCATGGAAATCGAGGTTACTttcatacaaacaaacaacctatttttaaaaaaatttatgagACCATCAGaacatttgaattaaaaaaatacaacttctTACTTTTCCCGTATCATCTTGATCGCATTCTTTcaacaagtttacaaaatactTCAATgtgttttaagattaaaaataaaataggttcACAGTACTTTCCGTATcaataa